In one window of Rhinopithecus roxellana isolate Shanxi Qingling chromosome 15, ASM756505v1, whole genome shotgun sequence DNA:
- the LOC104665183 gene encoding LOW QUALITY PROTEIN: olfactory receptor 52I2 (The sequence of the model RefSeq protein was modified relative to this genomic sequence to represent the inferred CDS: inserted 1 base in 1 codon): MLGPAYNHTMEXPASFLLVGIPGLQSSQLWLAISLSATDIIALLRNTLTVTAIWMDSTLHEPMCCFLCVLAAVDIVMASSVVPKMVSIFCSGDSSISFNACFTQMFFVHLATAVETGLLLTMAFDRYVAICKPLHYKRILTPQVMLGMSLTITIRAVTFMTPLSWMVSHLPFCGSNVVLHSYCEHIALARLACADPTPSSLYSLIGSSIMVGSDVVFIAASYILILRAVFGLSSKTAQLKALSTCGSHVGVMALYYLPGMASVYAAWLGQDVVPLHTQVLLADLYVITPATLNPIIYGMRTKQLRERIWSYLMHFLFDHSNLGS; encoded by the exons ATGCTGGGTCCAGCCTACAACCACACAATGG ACCCTGCTTCCTTTCTCCTTGTGGGTATCCCAGGACTGCAATCTTCACAACTTTGGCTGGCTATCTCACTGAGTGCCACGGATATCATAGCCCTGTTAAGAAACACCCTCACTGTGACTGCAATCTGGATGGATTCCACTCTGCATGAGCCCATGTGTTGCTTTCTGTGTGTTCTGGCTGCTGTGGACATTGTTATGGCCTCCTCGGTGGTACCCAAGATGGTGAGCATCTTCTGCTCAGGAGACAGCTCCATCAGCTTTAATGCTTGTTTCACTCAGATGTTTTTTGTCCACTTAGCCACAGCTGTGGAGACAGGGTTGCTGCTGACCATGGCTTTTGACCGCTATGTAGCCATCTGCAAGCCTCTACACTACAAGAGAATTCTCACACCTCAAGTGATGCTGGGAATGAGTCTGACCATCACCATTAGAGCTGTCACATTCATGACTCCACTGAGTTGGATGGTGAGTCATCTACCTTTCTGTGGCTCCAATGTGGTTCTCCACTCCTACTGTGAGCACATAGCTTTGGCCAGGTTAGCATGTGCTGACCCCACGCCCAGCAGTCTCTATAGTCTGATTGGTTCCTCTATTATGGTGGGCTCTGATGTGGTCTTCATTGCTGCCTCCTATATCTTAATTCTCAGGGCAGTATTTGGTCTCTCCTCAAAGACAGCTCAGTTGAAAGCATTAAGCACATGTGGCTCCCACGTAGGGGTAATGGCTTTGTACTATCTACCTGGGATGGCATCTGTCTATGCGGCCTGGCTGGGGCAGGATGTAGTGCCCTTGCACACCCAGGTGCTGCTAGCTGACCTGTATGTGATCACCCCTGCCACCTTAAATCCCATTATCTATGGCATGAGGACCAAACAATTGCGGGAGAGAATATGGAGTTATCTGATGCACTTCCTCTTTgaccactccaacctgggttcATGA
- the TRIM68 gene encoding E3 ubiquitin-protein ligase TRIM68 isoform X1, with protein sequence MDPTALVEAIVEEVACPICMTFLREPVSIDCGHSFCHSCLSGLWEIPGESQNWGYTCPLCRAPVQPRNLRPNWQLANVVEKVRLLRLHPGMGLKGDLCECHGEKLKMFCKEDVLIMCEACSRSPEHEAHSVVPMEDVAWEYKWELHEALEHLKKQQEEAWKLEVGERKRTATWKIQVETRKQSIVWEFEKYQRLLEKKQPPHRQLEAEVTAALASLQQEAAETMQKLELNHSELIQQSRVLWRMIAELKERSQRPVRWMLQDIQEVLNRSKSWSLQRPEPISLELKTDCRVLGLREILKTYAADVRLDPDTAYSRLIVSEDRKRVHYGDTNQKLPDNPERFYRYNIVLGSQCISSGRHYWEVEVGDRSEWGLGVCKQNVDRKEVVYLSPHYGFWVIRLRKGNEYRAGTDEYPLLSLPVPPRRVGIFVDYEAHDISFYNVTDYGSHIFTFPRYPFPGRLLPYFSPCYSIGTNNTAPLAICSLDGED encoded by the exons ATGGATCCCACAGCCTTGGTAGAAGCCATTGTGGAAGAAGTGGCCTGTCCCATCTGTATGACCTTCCTGAGGGAGCCTGTGAGCATTGACTGTGGCCACAGCTTCTGCCACAGCTGCCTCTCTGGACTCTGGGAGATCCCAGGAGAATCCCAGAACTGGGGTTACACCTGTCCCCTCTGTCGAGCTCCTGTCCAGCCAAGGAACCTGCGGCCTAATTGGCAGCTGGCCAATGTTGTAGAAAAAGTCCGTCTGCTAAGGCTACATCCAGGAATGGGGCTGAAGGGTGATCTGTGTGAGTGCCATGGGGAAAAGCTGAAGATGTTCTGCAAAGAGGATGTCCTGATAATGTGCGAGGCCTGCAGCCGGTCCCCAGAGCATGAGGCCCACAGTGTTGTGCCAATGGAGGATGTTGCCTGGGAGTACAAG TGGGAACTTCATGAGGCCCTCGAACATCTGAAGAAACAGCAAGAAGAGGCCTGGAAGCTGGAAGTTGGTGAAAGGAAACGAACTGCCACCTGGAAG ATACAGGTGGAAACCCGAAAACAGAGTATTGTATGGGAGTTTGAGAAATACCAGCGATTACTGGAGAAAAAGCAGCCACCACATCGGCAGCTGGAGGCAGAGGTAACAGCAGCTCTGGCCAGCCTACAGCAGGAGGCGGCGGAGACCATGCAGAAACTGGAGTTGAACCATAGTGAGCTTATCCAGCAGAGCCGGGTCCTGTGGAGGATGATTGCGGAGTTGAAAGAGAGGTCACAGAGGCCTGTCCGCTGGATGTTGCAG gATATTCAGGAAGTGTTAAACAG GAGCAAATCTTGGAGCTTGCAGCGGCCAGAACCAATCTCCCTGGAGCTGAAGACAGATTGCCGTGTGCTGGGGCTAAGAGAGATCCTGAAGACCTATGCAG CTGATGTGCGCCTGGATCCAGATACTGCTTACTCCCGTCTCATCGTGTCTGAAGACAGAAAACGTGTGCACTATGGAGACACCAACCAGAAACTGCCAGACAATCCTGAGAGATTTTACCGCTATAATATTGTCCTGGGAAGCCAGTGCATCTCCTCAGGCCGGCActactgggaggtggaggtgggagacagGTCTGAGTGGGGCCTGGGAGTATGTAAGCAAAATGTAGACCGGAAGGAGGTGGTCTACTTATCCCCCCACTATGGATTTTGGGTGATAAGGCTGAGGAAAGGAAATGAGTACCGAGCAGGCACCGATGAGTACCCCCTCCTGTCCTTGCCCGTCCCTCCTCGCCGGGTGGGAATTTTCGTGGATTATGAGGCCCATGACATTTCCTTCTACAATGTGACTGACTATGGCTCCCACATCTTCACTTTCCCCCGCTATCCCTTCCCTGGGCGCCTCCTGCCCTATTTTAGTCCTTGCTACAGCATTGGAACCAACAATACTGCTCCTCTGGCCATCTGCTCCCTGGATGGGGAGGACTAA
- the TRIM68 gene encoding E3 ubiquitin-protein ligase TRIM68 isoform X2, giving the protein MQKLELNHSELIQQSRVLWRMIAELKERSQRPVRWMLQDIQEVLNRSKSWSLQRPEPISLELKTDCRVLGLREILKTYAADVRLDPDTAYSRLIVSEDRKRVHYGDTNQKLPDNPERFYRYNIVLGSQCISSGRHYWEVEVGDRSEWGLGVCKQNVDRKEVVYLSPHYGFWVIRLRKGNEYRAGTDEYPLLSLPVPPRRVGIFVDYEAHDISFYNVTDYGSHIFTFPRYPFPGRLLPYFSPCYSIGTNNTAPLAICSLDGED; this is encoded by the exons ATGCAGAAACTGGAGTTGAACCATAGTGAGCTTATCCAGCAGAGCCGGGTCCTGTGGAGGATGATTGCGGAGTTGAAAGAGAGGTCACAGAGGCCTGTCCGCTGGATGTTGCAG gATATTCAGGAAGTGTTAAACAG GAGCAAATCTTGGAGCTTGCAGCGGCCAGAACCAATCTCCCTGGAGCTGAAGACAGATTGCCGTGTGCTGGGGCTAAGAGAGATCCTGAAGACCTATGCAG CTGATGTGCGCCTGGATCCAGATACTGCTTACTCCCGTCTCATCGTGTCTGAAGACAGAAAACGTGTGCACTATGGAGACACCAACCAGAAACTGCCAGACAATCCTGAGAGATTTTACCGCTATAATATTGTCCTGGGAAGCCAGTGCATCTCCTCAGGCCGGCActactgggaggtggaggtgggagacagGTCTGAGTGGGGCCTGGGAGTATGTAAGCAAAATGTAGACCGGAAGGAGGTGGTCTACTTATCCCCCCACTATGGATTTTGGGTGATAAGGCTGAGGAAAGGAAATGAGTACCGAGCAGGCACCGATGAGTACCCCCTCCTGTCCTTGCCCGTCCCTCCTCGCCGGGTGGGAATTTTCGTGGATTATGAGGCCCATGACATTTCCTTCTACAATGTGACTGACTATGGCTCCCACATCTTCACTTTCCCCCGCTATCCCTTCCCTGGGCGCCTCCTGCCCTATTTTAGTCCTTGCTACAGCATTGGAACCAACAATACTGCTCCTCTGGCCATCTGCTCCCTGGATGGGGAGGACTAA